In one Arachis duranensis cultivar V14167 chromosome 9, aradu.V14167.gnm2.J7QH, whole genome shotgun sequence genomic region, the following are encoded:
- the LOC107464679 gene encoding putative pectate lyase 14, whose protein sequence is MASILWHFVLPIFLATLFSPYPTYGAKQSKIIGMKMNVIDQCWRRDPQWRSHRAQLANCSIGYAGKMMNNIGSDLIYYEVIDPSDDPINPKHGTLRYGASVIQQKAWITFKRDMKITLAKPLLISSFTAIDGRGANVHIAHNACFMIFKAMNVIIHNIRIHDCKAQAPGLVMGPNGKVLSLGQVDGDAIRLVTASKIWIDHNTLQDCEDGLLDVTRGSTDVTVSNNWFRNQDKVMLLGHDDGYIRDQNMKVTVVYNHFGPNCNQRMPRIRHGYAHVANNLYQGWMQYAIGGSMGPSLKSQSNLFIAPESGNKEVTWRKGNSENGNMWEFHSVGDAFENGASFTVTKGGRVPKPNYSEEQYFKVLDAKSVRFLTRSSGVL, encoded by the exons ATGGCTAGTATCCTTTGGCACTTTGTTTTGCCCATTTTTCTTGCCACCCTTTTCTCTCCATACCCTACTTATGGTGCCAAGCAATCCAAAATAATTGGCATGAAAATGAATGTGATTGACCAGTGCTGGAGACGGGATCCCCAATGGAGGAGCCACCGCGCGCAACTCGCAAACTGCTCCATTGGCTATGCTGGCAAGATGATGAACAACATTGGCAGTGACCTCATCTATTATGAAGTTATAGACCCTAGTGATGACCCCATAAACCCTAAGCATGGTACCTTGCGATATGGAGCTTCTGTGATTCAACAAAAAGCTTGGATCACATTTAAAAGAGACATGAAAATTACATTGGCAAAACCCCTTCTCATTAGTAGCTTTACCGCCATTGATGGCCGCGGCGCCAACGTCCACATTGCTCATAACGCATGCTTTATGATCTTTAAG GCGATGAACGTAATAATCCACAACATTCGGATCCATGATTGTAAAGCACAAGCTCCGGGATTGGTGATGGGTCCAAATGGGAAGGTGCTTTCATTAGGTCAAGTTGATGGCGATGCCATTAGACTAGTCACTGCTTCGAAGATTTGGATTGATCATAATACACTTCAAGATTGTGAAGATGGTCTTCTTGATGTTACACGGGGTTCCACTGATGTCACCGTCTCCAATAACTGGTTCCGGAACCAAGATAAGGTTATGCTTCTTGGGCATGATGATGGATATATTAGAGACCAGAATATGAAAGTTACTGTTGTCTACAATCATTTTGGACCAAATTGTAACCAGCGTATGCCAAG gATCCGTCATGGATATGCACATGTAGCAAACAATCTTTACCAGGGATGGATGCAATATGCTATTGGTGGAAGCATGGGACCAAGTCTCAAAAGCCAATCTAACCTCTTCATAGCCCCTGAATCTGGGAACAAGGag GTGACATGGAGAAAAGGCAATAGCGAAAATGGGAACATGTGGGAATTCCATTCAGTAGGGGATGCTTTTGAAAATGGAGCTTCTTTCACGGTAACAAAAGGAGGACGTGTGCCAAAGCCAAATTATAGTGAGGAACAATATTTTAAGGTTCTTGATGCTAAATCTGTCAGATTTTTGACAAGATCCTCTGGCGTACTATGA